A single genomic interval of Streptomyces sp. NBC_00663 harbors:
- a CDS encoding GntR family transcriptional regulator has product MPGSSGNGAVTRNTLRQQIADALRDEVLGGRLQPGQEFTVKEIAEQYGVSATPVREALVDLAAQGLLEADQHRGFRVHEYSVEDYRGIIEARSLVIDGMFQALDRGHKGFVNDPDGTRVLAVLTGVRRRGEEAQRAATAGDLTVLIGYDLRFWRELSSIFGNPYLADFLHRLRVQSWVCAVQHLRRLTDLRGQLWADHTELVDALVRRDTAAAREIVGAYNAQSLAVIERLAGE; this is encoded by the coding sequence ATGCCCGGCAGCAGCGGCAACGGCGCCGTGACCCGCAACACCCTGCGGCAGCAGATCGCCGACGCGCTTCGCGACGAGGTGCTGGGCGGTCGGCTCCAGCCGGGGCAGGAGTTCACGGTCAAGGAGATCGCCGAGCAGTACGGGGTGTCCGCCACCCCGGTGCGCGAGGCGCTCGTCGATCTCGCCGCTCAAGGACTGCTGGAGGCCGACCAGCATCGCGGCTTCCGGGTCCACGAGTACTCGGTCGAGGACTACCGCGGCATCATCGAGGCCCGCAGCCTCGTCATCGACGGCATGTTCCAGGCCCTGGACCGCGGTCACAAGGGCTTTGTGAACGACCCCGACGGCACCCGCGTCCTCGCCGTCCTCACCGGGGTGCGGCGCCGGGGCGAGGAGGCGCAGCGGGCGGCCACGGCCGGTGACCTCACCGTGCTGATCGGCTATGACCTGCGGTTCTGGCGCGAGTTGAGCTCGATCTTCGGCAACCCCTACCTCGCCGACTTCCTGCACCGGCTGCGGGTGCAGTCCTGGGTGTGCGCGGTGCAGCATCTGCGCCGGCTGACCGATCTGCGCGGACAGCTGTGGGCCGACCACACCGAGCTGGTCGACGCCCTGGTCCGCCGTGACACCGCCGCCGCCCGGGAGATCGTAGGCGCTTACAACGCGCAGTCCCTCGCGGTCATCGAGCGCCTGGCCGGGGAATGA
- a CDS encoding SLATT domain-containing protein codes for MGQPEMQPEGPPQDGRGEGAAGLRPGDLTGRSFPLGDWGEPALRLDELYRWVERGALDTAAWYLIDRVWKRRGARALRAGAATGAVAGAALPLLDLTGVVGGGAPWGYLALLLAGACMAVDRFFGVTSGWIRDVATAQAVQRRLQVLQFDWAAESVREVLGPTEGTAGEAAERCLGVLRRFSEDVTELVRVETADWMVEFRTGPAPLGIQSAVAAVPRQDGGGGQGRFPLPPGNGARPNMPRQRPPEPR; via the coding sequence GTGGGTCAGCCGGAGATGCAGCCCGAGGGTCCGCCTCAGGACGGTCGGGGCGAGGGGGCGGCCGGACTGCGGCCGGGCGATCTGACGGGACGCTCCTTCCCGCTCGGCGACTGGGGCGAGCCCGCGCTGCGGCTGGACGAGCTGTACCGGTGGGTGGAGCGCGGGGCGCTCGACACCGCCGCCTGGTACCTCATCGACCGGGTGTGGAAGCGGCGCGGGGCGCGGGCACTGCGGGCCGGGGCCGCGACGGGGGCGGTGGCCGGGGCGGCGCTGCCGCTCCTCGACCTCACCGGGGTCGTCGGCGGGGGCGCGCCCTGGGGGTATCTGGCGCTGCTGCTCGCCGGCGCGTGCATGGCCGTCGACCGGTTCTTCGGGGTGACGTCCGGGTGGATAAGGGATGTGGCCACCGCGCAGGCAGTGCAGCGGCGGCTTCAGGTGCTCCAGTTCGACTGGGCCGCGGAGAGTGTGCGGGAGGTGCTCGGTCCCACGGAGGGGACGGCCGGGGAGGCCGCCGAGCGGTGTCTGGGGGTGCTGCGGCGTTTCTCGGAGGACGTGACCGAGCTGGTGCGGGTGGAGACGGCCGACTGGATGGTGGAGTTCCGGACCGGGCCGGCGCCGCTCGGGATCCAGTCGGCGGTGGCGGCCGTACCGCGGCAGGACGGGGGCGGGGGGCAGGGGCGGTTTCCATTGCCGCCGGGGAACGGGGCTCGGCCGAATATGCCCCGGCAGCGGCCGCCGGAACCCAGGTGA
- a CDS encoding helix-turn-helix domain-containing protein, with protein MFGGGGHLAPPLAGLVTGEARDTTPYRPVDALRLGPAVLELAGALLDVGPSGARHPEARRPDPLLPRIQAYVLPHLGDGRLTPDDVAAAPHISTRYLHRLFQRQGLTVAVWIKAQRLERCRRDLADVRLAHVSVHVIAACWGFAQPADFSRAFRTA; from the coding sequence ATGTTCGGCGGGGGCGGTCACCTGGCCCCGCCGCTCGCCGGGCTGGTGACGGGGGAGGCGCGGGACACGACGCCGTACCGGCCGGTGGACGCGCTGCGGCTGGGGCCGGCTGTCCTCGAACTCGCCGGTGCGTTACTGGATGTGGGGCCGTCAGGGGCCCGGCACCCGGAGGCGCGGCGCCCGGATCCGCTGCTGCCGCGCATCCAGGCGTACGTCCTCCCGCACCTCGGCGACGGCCGGCTGACCCCCGACGACGTCGCCGCCGCGCCCCACATCTCCACCCGCTATCTGCACCGGCTCTTCCAGCGGCAGGGACTGACCGTGGCCGTCTGGATCAAGGCGCAGCGGCTGGAGCGCTGCCGTCGCGACCTGGCCGACGTCCGCCTGGCCCATGTGTCGGTGCATGTCATCGCGGCCTGCTGGGGCTTCGCCCAACCCGCCGACTTCAGCCGGGCGTTCCGTACCGCGTAA
- a CDS encoding serine/threonine protein kinase produces MEKLGAGDPHRIGAYRLLARLGAGGMGQVYLARSDRGRTVAVKLVREELAQQEEFRGRFRQEVQAARQVGGHWTAPVLDADTEAAVPWLATGYVAGPSLQQVVGHDHGALPERSVRILAAGLAHALKDIHAAGIIHRDLKPSNVLVTIDGPRVIDFGIARALETVTDGGLTRTGALVGSPGFMAPEQVRGDRITPACDVFCLGSVLAYAATGTLPFGAGGSGVHALMFRIAQEEPDLEGVPEGLADLVRDCLRKDPAARPSLDQVLDRTGAEDTVSGGRSRDPWLPSALVAQLGRHAVQLLDTEDPESGEGATGEVPLEHAPAAGEDASAPPSPGQPGQSGARPLNHLPTVVGQQGDVAPPSPATPAGYASHAGHAQTPPPAHPAYGYPQQPQHHPQAPAPTPAYGHPQQPWTPGAPAPYNPYSGAPGTPGATPPYGPGATPPYGPAATPYPPRPHPQQEPPRRNGRSTIALVAVALVVALGAGGSVYALMSNGGDADDKGGGDGGTPTATAPTTPGPTTDAPSPSPSATTSAPADGTVPAGYLGTWTATIDNAEGQHTRQLTIQEGEVGDTVLSLVADGPDYHCVFRAALTEAPGSDGPLEIGPSTVSVGQPASSCTPGAATEIILRTDGTLERVNTSNGEKLAYTKQ; encoded by the coding sequence ATGGAGAAGCTGGGGGCCGGGGATCCGCACCGGATCGGGGCATATCGGCTGCTGGCGCGGCTCGGGGCCGGGGGCATGGGGCAGGTGTACCTCGCCCGGTCGGACCGGGGGCGTACCGTCGCCGTGAAGCTGGTGCGCGAGGAGCTGGCCCAGCAGGAGGAGTTCCGGGGCCGGTTCCGGCAGGAGGTGCAGGCCGCCCGGCAGGTCGGCGGACACTGGACCGCGCCCGTCCTCGACGCCGACACCGAGGCCGCCGTGCCCTGGCTCGCCACCGGGTACGTCGCCGGGCCCAGCCTCCAGCAGGTCGTCGGTCATGATCACGGCGCGCTGCCCGAGCGGTCGGTGAGGATCCTCGCCGCCGGGCTCGCCCACGCGCTGAAGGACATCCACGCCGCCGGGATCATCCACCGGGACCTGAAGCCCTCCAACGTGCTGGTGACCATCGACGGGCCGCGGGTCATCGACTTCGGCATCGCGCGGGCCCTGGAGACGGTGACCGACGGCGGCCTGACCAGGACCGGCGCACTGGTCGGCTCGCCCGGCTTCATGGCGCCCGAGCAGGTGCGGGGCGACCGGATCACGCCCGCGTGCGACGTCTTCTGCCTCGGCTCCGTGCTCGCGTACGCCGCCACCGGCACGCTTCCCTTCGGTGCCGGGGGCAGCGGGGTGCACGCCCTGATGTTCCGGATCGCCCAGGAGGAACCCGACCTGGAGGGGGTGCCGGAGGGCCTCGCCGATCTCGTACGGGACTGTCTGAGGAAGGACCCGGCCGCCCGGCCCAGCCTGGACCAGGTCCTCGACCGCACCGGCGCCGAGGACACGGTGTCCGGCGGACGCTCCCGCGACCCGTGGCTGCCGAGCGCGCTGGTGGCCCAACTCGGGCGGCATGCCGTGCAGTTGCTGGACACGGAGGACCCGGAGAGCGGGGAGGGTGCGACCGGTGAGGTGCCTTTGGAGCACGCTCCGGCCGCCGGCGAGGACGCCTCCGCGCCGCCCTCGCCGGGGCAGCCCGGTCAGTCGGGGGCGCGCCCGCTGAATCATCTGCCGACGGTCGTCGGGCAGCAGGGGGACGTGGCTCCTCCGTCCCCGGCCACCCCTGCGGGTTACGCGAGCCATGCGGGCCACGCGCAGACCCCGCCGCCCGCCCACCCCGCCTACGGCTACCCCCAGCAGCCCCAGCACCACCCGCAGGCGCCCGCACCCACGCCCGCCTACGGCCACCCGCAGCAGCCCTGGACGCCCGGAGCTCCGGCGCCGTACAACCCGTACAGCGGCGCCCCCGGCACCCCCGGTGCGACCCCGCCCTACGGCCCGGGTGCGACCCCGCCGTACGGTCCCGCCGCCACCCCTTACCCGCCGCGACCGCACCCCCAGCAGGAACCCCCGCGTCGCAACGGCCGCTCCACCATCGCGCTCGTCGCCGTCGCGCTGGTCGTCGCGCTCGGCGCCGGCGGCTCGGTCTACGCGCTGATGAGCAACGGCGGCGACGCGGACGACAAGGGCGGAGGCGACGGCGGTACGCCCACGGCGACCGCGCCCACCACACCCGGCCCGACCACCGACGCCCCCTCACCCTCCCCGTCGGCCACCACCTCCGCCCCGGCCGACGGCACGGTCCCCGCCGGATACCTCGGGACCTGGACCGCGACCATCGACAACGCCGAGGGGCAGCACACCCGCCAACTCACCATCCAGGAAGGCGAGGTGGGTGACACCGTCCTCTCCCTCGTCGCCGACGGCCCCGACTACCACTGTGTCTTCCGGGCCGCCCTCACCGAAGCGCCGGGCAGCGACGGCCCGTTGGAGATCGGCCCGTCCACGGTGTCCGTGGGCCAGCCCGCCTCCTCCTGCACCCCGGGCGCGGCCACCGAGATCATCCTGCGCACGGACGGCACCCTGGAGCGAGTGAACACGAGCAACGGGGAGAAGCTGGCGTACACCAAGCAGTAA
- a CDS encoding YbaB/EbfC family nucleoid-associated protein yields the protein MIPGGGQPNMQQLLQQAQKMQQDLANAQEELARTEVDGQAGGGLVKATVTGSGELRALKIDPKAVDPDDTETLADLIVAAVQAANENAQTLQQQKLGPLAQGLGGGIPGLPF from the coding sequence GTGATCCCCGGTGGTGGCCAGCCCAATATGCAGCAGCTGCTCCAGCAGGCCCAGAAGATGCAGCAGGATCTGGCGAACGCGCAGGAGGAGCTGGCGCGGACCGAGGTCGACGGCCAGGCCGGCGGCGGCCTGGTCAAGGCGACGGTCACCGGCTCCGGTGAGCTGCGCGCCCTCAAGATCGACCCGAAGGCCGTGGACCCGGACGACACCGAGACCCTCGCCGACCTGATCGTGGCGGCCGTGCAGGCGGCCAACGAGAACGCCCAGACGCTCCAGCAGCAGAAGCTGGGCCCGCTGGCCCAGGGCCTGGGCGGCGGCATCCCGGGCCTGCCCTTCTAG
- a CDS encoding sulfite exporter TauE/SafE family protein, translating to MTGGWQGDVLLGGIVLLGSSVQWLTGMGFALVAVPALILLLGPAQGVVLANCASGVICVVGLLDGWRRVRLAAMVPLCVAAACTVPAGAWMTRHLPEPVLLLVMGALVTAAVVLVMRGARLPALRGTKGAVAAGAVGGFMNSAAGVGGPPISLYALNAGWSVREFVPNAMFYGVIVNAFSVAANGVPELSAPRWLTVVVAMAAGGVIGRTLASRIPEQRARLLVLLLALTGGLTALGKGLWGL from the coding sequence ATGACAGGCGGATGGCAGGGCGACGTACTACTGGGAGGCATCGTCCTGCTCGGCTCCTCCGTCCAGTGGCTCACCGGCATGGGCTTCGCCCTGGTCGCCGTACCCGCCCTGATCCTGCTGCTCGGACCGGCGCAGGGGGTGGTGCTGGCCAACTGTGCCTCGGGGGTGATCTGTGTCGTGGGGCTGCTGGACGGGTGGCGGCGGGTGCGGCTCGCGGCGATGGTGCCGTTGTGCGTGGCGGCGGCGTGCACGGTGCCCGCGGGCGCCTGGATGACCCGCCACCTCCCGGAACCCGTCCTGTTGTTGGTCATGGGCGCACTGGTGACCGCCGCCGTCGTCCTCGTCATGCGCGGCGCCCGCCTCCCCGCCCTGCGCGGCACGAAGGGGGCCGTGGCCGCCGGGGCGGTCGGCGGGTTCATGAACTCCGCGGCCGGGGTGGGGGGCCCGCCGATATCCCTGTACGCCCTCAACGCGGGCTGGTCGGTACGGGAGTTCGTGCCGAACGCCATGTTCTACGGCGTCATCGTCAACGCCTTCTCCGTGGCGGCGAACGGGGTGCCCGAGCTGAGCGCGCCGAGGTGGCTCACGGTGGTCGTGGCCATGGCGGCGGGCGGCGTCATCGGCAGGACACTCGCTTCCCGCATCCCGGAACAGCGGGCCCGGCTGCTGGTCCTGCTGCTCGCGCTGACGGGCGGGCTCACGGCACTGGGCAAGGGCCTGTGGGGGCTGTGA
- a CDS encoding tetratricopeptide repeat protein — protein sequence MSGVFEHRPEVAASGDEAVAAGRDIGVAVTGAGAVGTQHIGPYQHVEKAVTVPPDAVSLPARVPRTLNLPDRAGSLFVGREPELARLDEAFLRTGGVVVHAVHGLGGIGKSTLAAHWAGRRAADFNPVWWITAETRADLDTGLAALARALYPALVGTVPEEALREATLQWLAGSEGWLLVLDNVMDPADVTWLLDRTPNGRFLITSRCGAASWRGTAESMDLDVLEPAEAVRLFTQIYDGPDVGVEELCAELGFLPLAVDQAAAYCREAAVTPRAYREWLATYPARLHAATAEGGDAERTVARVWRMTIDRLADTPLAEVFLRIIAWYGSDGVPRDLLAPLADPLTLADVLRRLAAHSMIRLHGGTVSVHRLVQAVARTPDERAREASERTVAEARRMAVALLGDAMSRPPGEGGGVASGRRYAEHAEALAAHVGEDCDDDILPTVLGMAGTLLGVATAHERSLALVERAVALAARTYGPDDTRYLNLRRALAAACEASGRRDRAIALYEEVLAECEATLGADHTETIDARGRLIGIRLDGPDLETGLHRLADHLKHVERVLGPEHPVLLNAMRPLLKRYRMLAEAAPESHGAGAVEAIERYLALARDKLQAEHVMTTADFMWELVAVRLATGDVERAVTAAEELVDFSREHWGADSFGALLARRQLALALMKAGDKDRARTLVSALLADCERALGDTPTAREFRSAVLAVLD from the coding sequence ATGAGCGGCGTGTTCGAGCACCGGCCCGAGGTGGCCGCCTCAGGAGACGAAGCGGTCGCTGCGGGCCGTGACATCGGGGTGGCCGTGACCGGCGCGGGTGCGGTCGGGACGCAGCACATCGGGCCGTACCAGCACGTCGAGAAGGCGGTGACCGTACCGCCGGACGCGGTGTCGCTGCCGGCCCGCGTGCCGCGCACGCTGAACCTGCCGGACCGGGCGGGAAGCCTGTTCGTCGGCCGGGAGCCCGAACTGGCCCGCCTGGACGAGGCGTTCCTACGCACCGGCGGCGTCGTGGTGCACGCCGTCCACGGCCTGGGCGGCATCGGCAAGTCGACGCTGGCGGCGCACTGGGCCGGGCGACGGGCGGCGGACTTCAACCCGGTGTGGTGGATCACCGCCGAGACCCGCGCCGACCTTGACACCGGGCTCGCGGCGCTGGCCCGGGCGCTGTATCCGGCACTGGTCGGCACGGTGCCGGAAGAGGCCCTGCGGGAGGCCACGTTGCAGTGGCTGGCCGGCAGTGAGGGCTGGCTGCTCGTGCTGGACAACGTCATGGATCCGGCGGACGTCACCTGGCTGCTGGACCGCACCCCGAACGGCCGCTTTCTGATCACCAGCCGCTGCGGCGCCGCGAGTTGGCGCGGCACCGCGGAGTCGATGGACCTCGACGTCCTCGAACCCGCCGAGGCGGTCCGGCTGTTCACCCAGATCTACGACGGCCCCGACGTCGGCGTGGAGGAGCTCTGCGCCGAACTGGGCTTTCTGCCGCTGGCCGTCGACCAGGCCGCCGCGTACTGCCGGGAGGCGGCCGTCACGCCGCGCGCGTACCGGGAATGGCTCGCCACCTACCCGGCGCGCCTGCACGCGGCCACCGCGGAGGGCGGCGACGCCGAGCGGACCGTCGCCCGTGTCTGGCGGATGACCATCGACCGGCTGGCGGACACCCCGCTGGCGGAGGTGTTTCTGCGGATCATCGCCTGGTACGGCTCCGACGGTGTCCCACGCGACCTGCTGGCCCCGCTGGCCGACCCCCTCACCCTTGCGGACGTGCTGCGGCGGCTGGCGGCGCACAGCATGATCAGGCTGCACGGCGGCACGGTCTCCGTGCACCGGCTGGTGCAGGCGGTCGCGCGGACCCCGGACGAGCGGGCCCGGGAGGCGAGCGAGCGGACGGTCGCGGAGGCCCGGCGGATGGCCGTGGCGCTGCTCGGCGACGCGATGTCCCGTCCGCCCGGGGAGGGGGGCGGGGTGGCCTCGGGGCGACGGTACGCCGAGCACGCCGAAGCGCTGGCGGCGCACGTGGGCGAGGACTGCGACGACGACATCCTCCCGACGGTGCTGGGCATGGCCGGGACGCTGCTGGGGGTCGCCACCGCCCACGAACGCAGCCTGGCTCTCGTCGAGCGGGCGGTGGCCCTCGCGGCTCGTACGTACGGCCCTGACGACACCCGCTATCTGAACCTGCGCAGGGCTCTTGCCGCCGCCTGTGAGGCGAGCGGACGACGGGACAGGGCCATCGCGCTGTACGAGGAGGTGCTGGCGGAGTGCGAGGCGACGCTGGGCGCCGACCACACAGAGACCATCGACGCCCGCGGTCGGCTCATCGGCATCAGGCTGGACGGTCCCGACCTGGAGACGGGCCTCCACCGGCTCGCGGACCATCTGAAGCACGTCGAGCGGGTACTGGGACCGGAACATCCGGTCCTGCTGAACGCCATGAGGCCGCTCCTGAAGCGGTACCGGATGCTGGCCGAGGCCGCCCCGGAGAGCCATGGCGCGGGCGCCGTCGAAGCCATCGAGAGGTATCTGGCCCTCGCCCGCGACAAGCTCCAGGCCGAGCACGTGATGACGACGGCGGATTTCATGTGGGAGCTCGTGGCCGTGAGGCTCGCGACAGGTGACGTGGAACGGGCCGTCACGGCGGCCGAGGAGCTGGTGGACTTCTCACGCGAGCACTGGGGCGCCGACAGCTTCGGAGCGCTGCTGGCCCGCCGCCAACTCGCCCTGGCCTTGATGAAGGCAGGGGACAAGGACAGGGCACGGACGCTGGTCTCGGCCCTGCTGGCGGACTGTGAGCGTGCCCTGGGCGACACACCGACCGCCCGGGAGTTCCGGTCCGCAGTGCTGGCCGTCCTCGACTGA
- a CDS encoding aspartate aminotransferase family protein codes for MTPQPNPEVGAAVKAADRAHVFHSWSAQELIDPLAVAGAEGSYFWDYDGKRYLDFTSGLVYTNIGYQHPKVVAAIQEQAATLSTFAPAFAIEARSEAARLIAERTPGDLDKIFFTNGGADAVEHAVRMARLHTGRTKVLSAYRSYHGGTQQAINLTGDPRRWASDSASAGVVHFWAPYLYRSRFYAETEEQECARALEHLETTIAFEGPATVAAIILETIPGTAGIMVPPPGYLAGVREICDKYGIVFVLDEVMAGFGRTGEWFAADLFGVVPDLMTFAKGVNSGYVPLGGVAISGAIAETFGKRPYPGGLTYSGHPLACAAAVATINVMAEEGVVENARNLGATVVEPALRELAERHPSVGEVRGVGMFWALDLVKNKETREPLVAYNAAGEANAPMAAFGAAAKKHGIWPFINMNRTHVVPPCNVSEAELKEGLSALDAALSVADEYTE; via the coding sequence ATGACCCCTCAGCCCAACCCCGAGGTCGGCGCCGCCGTGAAGGCCGCGGACCGTGCTCATGTGTTCCACTCCTGGTCCGCGCAGGAGCTCATCGACCCGCTCGCCGTCGCCGGCGCGGAGGGGTCGTACTTCTGGGACTACGACGGCAAGCGGTACCTGGACTTCACCAGTGGCCTCGTCTACACCAACATCGGCTACCAGCACCCGAAGGTCGTCGCCGCGATCCAGGAACAGGCCGCAACCCTGTCCACGTTCGCGCCCGCCTTCGCGATCGAGGCCCGCTCGGAGGCGGCCCGGCTGATCGCCGAACGGACGCCCGGCGACCTGGACAAGATCTTCTTCACCAACGGCGGGGCGGACGCCGTGGAGCACGCGGTGCGGATGGCCCGGCTGCACACCGGGCGGACCAAGGTGCTCTCCGCGTACCGCTCGTACCACGGCGGCACCCAGCAGGCGATCAACCTCACCGGTGACCCGCGCCGCTGGGCCTCCGACAGCGCCTCCGCCGGTGTCGTGCACTTCTGGGCGCCCTACCTCTACCGCTCCCGTTTCTACGCGGAGACGGAGGAGCAGGAGTGCGCGCGAGCGCTGGAGCACCTGGAGACCACGATCGCCTTCGAGGGCCCGGCGACCGTCGCCGCGATCATCCTGGAGACGATCCCCGGCACGGCCGGGATCATGGTGCCGCCGCCCGGCTATCTCGCCGGGGTGCGCGAGATCTGCGACAAGTACGGGATCGTCTTCGTCCTGGACGAGGTCATGGCCGGGTTCGGGCGTACCGGTGAGTGGTTCGCGGCCGACCTGTTCGGCGTCGTACCGGACCTGATGACCTTCGCCAAGGGCGTGAACAGCGGATATGTGCCGCTCGGCGGTGTCGCCATCTCCGGCGCCATCGCGGAGACCTTCGGGAAGCGGCCGTACCCCGGCGGTCTGACGTACTCCGGGCACCCGCTGGCCTGTGCCGCCGCCGTCGCGACGATCAACGTCATGGCGGAGGAGGGTGTCGTCGAGAACGCCAGGAACCTGGGGGCGACCGTCGTCGAGCCCGCCCTGCGCGAGCTCGCCGAGCGGCACCCCTCCGTCGGCGAGGTGCGCGGCGTCGGCATGTTCTGGGCGCTGGACCTGGTGAAGAACAAGGAGACCCGCGAGCCGCTGGTGGCGTACAACGCGGCGGGCGAGGCGAACGCCCCGATGGCCGCGTTCGGCGCCGCCGCCAAGAAGCACGGCATCTGGCCGTTCATCAACATGAACCGCACCCATGTGGTGCCGCCGTGCAACGTGTCCGAGGCCGAGCTCAAGGAAGGCCTGTCCGCGCTGGACGCGGCGCTCTCCGTGGCGGACGAGTACACGGAGTAG
- the recR gene encoding recombination mediator RecR yields MYEGVVQDLIDELGRLPGVGPKSAQRIAFHILQAEPTDVRRLAQALMEVKAKVRFCATCGNVAQEELCGICRDPRRDPTVICVVEEPKDVVAIERTREFRGKYHVLGGAISPIEGVGPDDLRIRELLARLADGTVTELILATDPNLEGEATATYLARMIKPMGLKVTRLASGLPVGGDLEYADEVTLGRAFEGRRLLDV; encoded by the coding sequence TTGTACGAAGGCGTGGTCCAGGACCTCATCGACGAACTGGGGCGGCTGCCCGGCGTCGGTCCCAAGAGCGCGCAGCGGATCGCCTTCCACATCCTCCAGGCGGAACCGACGGACGTGCGGCGGCTCGCGCAGGCGCTGATGGAGGTCAAGGCGAAGGTCCGCTTCTGCGCGACCTGCGGCAACGTGGCACAGGAGGAGCTGTGCGGCATCTGCCGTGACCCCCGCCGCGACCCCACCGTCATCTGTGTGGTGGAGGAGCCGAAGGACGTGGTGGCGATCGAGCGCACCCGGGAGTTCCGGGGCAAGTACCACGTCCTGGGCGGCGCGATCAGCCCGATCGAGGGCGTCGGACCGGACGACCTGCGTATACGAGAACTTCTCGCCAGGTTGGCCGACGGGACGGTCACGGAACTGATCCTGGCCACGGACCCCAACCTGGAGGGCGAGGCCACCGCCACCTACCTCGCCCGCATGATCAAGCCCATGGGCCTCAAGGTCACCCGCCTGGCCAGCGGCCTCCCGGTGGGTGGCGACCTGGAATACGCGGACGAGGTGACCCTCGGCCGCGCCTTCGAGGGGAGACGACTCCTAGATGTCTGA
- a CDS encoding DUF5063 domain-containing protein gives MSDATLHATAQNPDDFAVQIADQIESFLVAVAEVAKGDEPDSAVPFLLLEVSQLLLAGGRLGAHEDIVPDERYEPDTGPDADVDDLRENLARLLDPIDVYSEVFDPYEPRKSPVPARISDDLTDVITDLRHGMAHYRAGRTSEALWWWQFSYFSNWGTTASATLRALHSVLAHVRLNQPLEELDGLDTDQAAMGDETLEFEAGAVMVEEIAGPLGMRPAK, from the coding sequence ATGTCTGACGCCACACTGCACGCGACTGCCCAGAACCCCGACGACTTCGCCGTCCAGATCGCCGACCAGATCGAGAGCTTCCTGGTGGCGGTGGCCGAGGTGGCGAAGGGCGACGAGCCCGACTCGGCCGTCCCCTTCCTCCTCCTGGAGGTCTCCCAGCTCCTGCTGGCGGGCGGCCGCCTGGGCGCGCACGAGGACATCGTGCCGGACGAGCGGTACGAGCCCGACACAGGCCCGGACGCCGACGTGGACGATCTCCGCGAGAACCTGGCCCGCCTCCTGGACCCGATCGACGTGTACTCGGAGGTCTTCGACCCCTACGAGCCGCGCAAGTCACCGGTCCCGGCCCGGATCTCCGACGACCTCACCGACGTCATCACCGACCTCCGCCACGGCATGGCCCACTACCGCGCGGGCCGCACCTCCGAGGCGCTGTGGTGGTGGCAGTTCTCCTACTTCTCCAACTGGGGCACGACGGCGTCCGCGACACTGCGCGCCCTCCACTCGGTCCTGGCGCACGTCCGCCTGAACCAGCCCCTGGAGGAACTGGACGGACTCGACACCGACCAGGCGGCGATGGGCGACGAGACGCTGGAGTTCGAGGCGGGCGCGGTGATGGTGGAGGAGATCGCGGGACCGCTGGGGATGCGTCCGGCGAAGTGA
- a CDS encoding NAD(P)H-binding protein codes for MILVTGATGHLGGELVRRLAASGEPVRAMTRRPDEARFPTGVEPVYGDAADPASLTAAFTGISAAFLMSAQPVGTAPAPTHDLALAEAAREAGVRRLVKLSVLDGGGTGGDRDPIVRWHAAAEASVVGRFPAWTLLRPGRFMSNALQWAPQLRTGDEVAIPFADRPAASIDPADLAEIAALALTTDEHAGMTYELSGPESLTPTEELSLLGRALSRDLRVRPVPPEAARAGMERYGFPPDVVDAILHHTLDDDRGTEVLPTAAKVLGRPARTFAQWAGTHAEAFRR; via the coding sequence ATGATCCTGGTGACCGGTGCGACAGGACACCTGGGCGGCGAGCTCGTACGACGGCTGGCGGCGTCCGGCGAGCCCGTACGGGCCATGACGCGGCGCCCGGACGAGGCCCGCTTCCCGACAGGCGTGGAGCCGGTGTACGGCGACGCGGCCGACCCGGCGAGTCTGACGGCGGCGTTCACGGGCATCTCCGCGGCCTTCCTGATGTCGGCCCAGCCGGTGGGCACGGCCCCGGCCCCGACCCACGACCTGGCCCTGGCGGAGGCGGCGCGAGAGGCGGGCGTACGACGCCTGGTGAAACTGTCGGTGCTGGACGGCGGCGGCACGGGCGGCGACCGCGATCCGATCGTCCGCTGGCACGCGGCGGCGGAGGCCTCGGTCGTCGGCCGGTTCCCCGCCTGGACCCTCCTGCGCCCCGGCCGCTTCATGTCCAACGCCCTGCAATGGGCACCCCAGTTGCGGACCGGCGACGAGGTGGCGATCCCCTTCGCCGACCGCCCGGCGGCGAGCATCGACCCGGCGGACCTGGCGGAGATCGCGGCCCTGGCCCTGACGACCGACGAACACGCCGGTATGACCTACGAGTTGAGCGGCCCCGAGTCCCTCACCCCCACCGAGGAACTCTCACTGCTCGGCCGCGCCCTCTCCCGCGACCTGCGCGTCCGCCCCGTACCGCCCGAGGCGGCCCGCGCGGGCATGGAGCGCTACGGCTTCCCGCCCGACGTCGTCGACGCGATCCTGCACCACACCCTCGACGACGACCGGGGCACGGAGGTCCTCCCGACGGCGGCGAAGGTACTGGGCCGCCCGGCGCGGACGTTCGCGCAGTGGGCGGGGACGCATGCGGAGGCGTTCCGGCGATGA